The genomic interval GGCTGAACCACAAAGCGTCTCGAGAAAGAGTCAGAAAATTCGGAAATCCGCGACCCGCGACTTGTTCAACAAAGTGACCGCACGCGCAGGTAGTCTGGTATTTTATCGGTCGCTACCACGCCCATATAAATCTAGCTTTTTTAATATCCGATGTGAATTAATTTATCTCgtcaggtaaaaaaaaacatataatcAGAAAAAAGTATCGTTATCCGAACTGCCTCAAACctaaaatgcataaaaaaaaactggtttAACAAATAATCACAAACCAACTCACCATAAAAAGCCATCAACGTGACGCAGTTTAGTTTCTTGATGACCATTTCTGTGTTGCACTTCTTGCAACGTGCCGGGTTTTCCAATAAGGAATGGTCTTGCAGCCATGTAATTAGTGTTTCAGTTGGCCCGAACGCAAATCTAGTGATTGTCTTTAAGTCCATTTCAAGGGTGGATCTTCACAACAAATCAATGGAACGATCTGAAACACGATGTCGGTCTCACGCAGAGATCTCGCATGACTTCCGATTTATCACTTAATGATTGACCAATTTTGTACCACGTGATGTCGAGTCCCCCGTGCCTGTTACTCTTCTCACCTCATACTTAGTGTGGAAGAGTCGACTCTGCGAGAAACATGTCTCAAAAGAAAGGAAAGTTCCGCGTTTTTTTAGACGGGGATGACTCATCGGATGATAATATAGCGAATAAGGCTATAGAGAGAAAGTATACGAAGACTTTTGTAATCATGAGCGGCCCTAATCGGCCGATGCGAGTGCCGCACAGCTTGGAGCCGTTGACTCTGACAAACAGAGTGGCGGAGGTTACTTTTTGCCGGTCGTGGAACAAAGTTCAAGTGTACGGAGTATTGTGCTCTAATCTACCTGCACTCTCGACTAGACACGCAGCCAGGTAAGCTCTAACTATGATGTGCCATGTTGAAATACGTTTTTGAGCACAACTATAGGGCTATAGAGCATTTCTCACACTTTCACGGGTGTCAGAGCTCACATTCCAACATCACATCAAAGAGCCCTGTTGTTAAGTTTGCCGGGTTGAAAGTATGAAACTTATACTTACATTTAAACTACCTGGGATATATTCAAGTATACAAGGTAGGTTATGACTACCGAATCTATATCGAAGAATGTGTGCGATAAAGTTTTACCCACTAAACAgactaaaataaaacaaatatcccAATATGTACACTCGTTTTCAGTGCTCGTGTACCCtctgtttttcgtttctgAGTCGCAACTGGTTTTTGGTGGACGTCAATCAAACGAGAACCGGGGGCTGTTCTGTCGCCAGTTCTAGTAGCATGTTTCAAAAAGCTGttcattttaaagtttttgttATTGATTGTAAGCTCTCTATGTTAGAGAATTGAGCATGTtcaaagatgttttttttaaaatattatcgGCGATGGGTGCATAGCCAGGCAATATTTCAATATGTAATGAAATTTGCCAATACAGATATACACAGATATGCTTTCCCATAATTGTAGCCTTAGATGGTTCAGGAGCCAAGACAGGGGGTCCAAAATGGAAAAGGTTGCGTGTGGAATGGTAAGTAGTGAGCAAATTGCAGCAGCCTACCCTAGGGCCGAAACAGAAGGTCTATCTCTGGTTGGAGCCAGAAGGGCAAGAAGgtgaatattattattgtttgttGTAAGATTTGTGTGATTCCAGAAATGATTCAGCCCCCTCCCATCTACCGCCTGTAATTTTATCAAAAATCCAAAAAATAGGTAACAAATAGAATGGAATTTGACCCACCCTCTTTCCAAAAGAGACAAACAGTATTTTAGGCATCATACTAAAATACTTATCCTTATCCTTATTTTTCTGGGAGGTCCtttgatttttatcagagcTTCGCAGGACATCCAAATATACTAAACTATCATCAGTTAGACCTATAAGTTGAAAATGCTCAATTGTCATAAAGATATCtgctatttcttttttctgctcTAATTTTATTGATATATCTTAATACATAAAGTTGCTTTGTCCCATA from Nematostella vectensis chromosome 14, jaNemVect1.1, whole genome shotgun sequence carries:
- the LOC5504513 gene encoding uncharacterized protein LOC5504513, whose product is MSQKKGKFRVFLDGDDSSDDNIANKAIERKYTKTFVIMSGPNRPMRVPHSLEPLTLTNRVAEVTFCRSWNKVQVYGVLCSNLPALSTRHAASLRWFRSQDRGSKMEKVACGMIGMSGSTKNDEKGKPENEINIKKNM